ttgggattctaggcagggttCCAACCctgaccacgcccccagcccctcgcggggtggggggggcagggcTTGACAGGGGCTGTAGGGCCAACAGACTGTTGTGCGGGGTCAGTTCAAGCCAGGGTTTCTCCGTGCCTTGGCTATcatgaacttgctctgtagaccatgttggcctctGCCTCAcgatggtgggattaaaggtgcgtgccaccaccgcccagctagccGACAGACTTTTTGTAGCAGGGAGCAGGTTATCTCTGAGTGTGAAAATGCGTTCAGCTGTGCGTGTAACAGTTCCTCAGAATGGGGCAGGCTAGGCGCCTCCCTGATGTGAGGTTCCaggaaagtgagtgagtgagccaCCTAGGAAGGCCTCTGGAGGAGGAGGCGGGCTGCACGGCTGGTCCAAGCCTCGGGGTGGGGGAAGGGCCCTTACTGGCATCTTCTTCTGCAGGGACAAGCTGGCAGAGCTGCACGGAAACATGTTTGTAGAGGAATGCCCCAAGTGTAAGACGTGAGTGTTGCACGTGTAACTGAAGACCCCGCTCCTCCCCTAAGCAGCTCAGGGTCCCAGCATGGCCTAGGGAAAGCTAGGGACAGTCAGATGGGCTCCTACACAAACAGGCAAACCCTTTCTTCACAGTCCCCCAATGGAGAAGCTACAGAATGAGTGATACAATCCTGCCCTCGGCAACGTGGGTTCTCCCTGCCCTGTGTCTGCTCTGGCTCTGGACGGCTTCCCAGCATGGCTGGCACACCAGAGCCTGCTGAGCTTTGGCCCCTGACCCCCTCCTTAGGGGTCTTTCTTCAGATAGGacttccaggttagcctggaatttggcatcctcctgcctcagcttcctgagtgctgagctcACAGGTGTGAGCTGTCATGTTTTCTCCTGTGTGGATGCCAGCAGCTGACACAGGCTCAGTCCCTCTGCCCCCACTCTCAGAACCTGTCCCTCTTTGGTTTAGCTGAGTGGCCAGTGAACTCCCAGAGTCCCCAGCTCAGCCTCCTAAGCTCTGGGGCGACAGTCCTTTTTCCATAGGTGACCAAACTCAGAGCCCCGTGTCTGCATGCCAAGCACTTTCCAGACTgagcagtctgtctgtctgtctatccctcGACTGTTTGTCTTGCCCTGTAGCCCATGACCTGAGCCTGGTTATACCACCCTCAGCTGAAAGAACATTAGAAAATGCGGGTCCGCACTCTTTCCCCCTTTATAGGCAGTACGTGAGAGACACAGTTGTGGGTACCATGGGCCTCAAGGCCACAGGCCGACTCTGCACCGTGGCCAAGGCGAGGGGACTTCGGGCCTGTAGGTGAGTGGCTTTCCTCACACCCTCCTCACACCTCTGTCAGAGGTGAGCACACCCTGACCCTCCCTGACCTTCCACAGAGGGGAGCTGAGGGACACCATTCTGGACTGGGAGGATGCGCTGCCTGACCGGGACCTGATGCTAGCTGACGAGGCCAGCAGGTGTGACCCACACTCCCCAGGTGGACATGGGTGGGCATGGCTGCACAGACTTCCACAGAGGGTGGAACAGCAGGCTTGCCCCCATCACCCACAGCCCTGGGCAAGATAGGTGCAGAGGAGACTTGAGACAGAGTGAGAGGAAGGTTTCTTTGCTTTCCTGTCTTCGGGATTTTTTTGTGGAAGTGGGGGGCATACTGGGCTTCCTGTACACAAAACAAGCCCTCTGCACAGAGCCAGCTCACACACGCCCAGTACCTAACTGGGGATTCTAGGCGGGGCTCCACCCTGATCACGCCCTCAGCTTCGAGCCATTTCACAGgaatctttgcttttcttttttgagacaaggtttactgtgtagtccagactggcctcagactcgaGAGGTctaccttctgaatgctggaattcAAGGTGAACGCTTCTAGAGCTGGCTCAAAGAAAGCTTGgagcttttgatcctcctgcctcagcctgtggGATACCTAGGACAACAGGCCTGTGCCACCCAGCCTGGCTGCCGTTAGCTTTAAAACACTGGACAGTGGTTCAAAGTGACACACGAAGACTGAATCTCGGCTCTCGAGAACTTCTCTGTTGCCTGTGGGTGGGCATGAGGGCTGGGACCTAAGCCGGCTTCCTGCTCCCCTCCAGGACCGCAGACCTGTCTGTCACCCTGGGTACCTCCCTGCAGATACGCCCCAGCGGGAACCTGCCCCTTGCCACTAAGCGCCGTGGAGGCCGTCTGGTCATTGTCAACCTTCAGCCCACAAAACATGTACGTGCCAGTGCCCTGCCCGGTGCCCCTGTGTCCCCTGCCGTGCCCTCCATCCCGCGCTGACTGTCTGACTCGTCAGGACCGCCAGGCTGATCTGCGCATCCACGGCTACGTGGATGAGGTGATGTGCAGACTCATGAAGCATCTGGGGCTGGAGATTCCCTCCTGGGACGGACCCTGCGTGCTGGAGAAAGCCCTGCCGCCTCTGCCACGCCCAGTAGCACCCAAGGCCGAGCCCCCTGTGCACCTCAATGGTTCAGTGCATGCTTCCTTTAAGCCCAACAGCCCAATACCCCACAGGCCCCCCAAAAGAGTGAAGACCGAGGCTGCCCCTAGCTGACCCGAGTGTGTGGGGCGGCGGGAAGGGTACTTGAAGGAACCAcacgttgttttttttttttttggttttttttgtttttttaattctaaggACTGAGCCCAGGTTTGCATATCGCACACCCTGGCctcttttcagatttttctttgaGACCAGGGCTTCCTAAgtcactcaggctggcctggaactcactgctatagcccaggctggcctggagctagccctgcctgcctcagcctccactgTAGCAGGGATGGTGGGTAGGCACACCACGCCCAACACAGCTCCTTCCTTCCAAGCCTCACTGTGTCCCTTGTCCAGGTCCTTCCAAGGAATCTCAGGGCACGGGGAGTCCCACACTAGTGGAAGAGGCTGTGTCCCAGAGATCCACGTGCCTTTCCACCAATCACACCCCACCTGTGACTCAGGATGTGCCCGGAGCGGCAaccacacactccacacaccaCCGCTGCTGCCCCCTGCACACACACCCGGACCCCCGACACAGAGCCACCAAGGGCCCACCCATGCATAGGAGAGAAAGGGGCCCACCAGGCACCCATCTGTGCTGAGGGCCCCAGGCTTCCAATCCTCCCAATGCAATAAATGAAAAATTCCTTTCACTCTTTTACATTTTGCTACATTTACttatttcctttgtgtgtgtagtgtgtaggttcagtgtgtggaggtcagttgACAACTTGAAGGAGTCCGTTCTCTCCTAACAGATAGCTCCAGGacatggaactcaggtcatcaagcttggctgcaagctcctttccctgctgagccctCTCACCGGTCCTgtcccccacctaccccacctcCCTTATTCACCTAAATGTGATAGAGTCCCCACCCAGCCcaggctatgtgagaccctgtcccaaaaaaggAAGCTTGAAggtcctattttattttattttgaagtcatCCCACCACAACATGGCCAAATCCATGGATACACCATCCCTGTGACACCGCCTCCAGGCCTGGAGACATCTCCAACAATTCTCTTGCTCATGCAGGCACAGTGAGGCCTgacatttttacatgggttctgggtttTCCAACTCAGGTTCTGTTTGCACTGAGCCACGTCCCAGGAGTTCCTAGGTGTCTGGTTGGTCAAGGTCACTCACCCAAGATCCATGTGTCACAGGCTGCACCCAACTTGGTGCTGTTTCCTGTTAGAGCAGTGAGGGTACTTGGAAAGGGTTCTGCTCACCTTGCGCTGCTtcccttgtctctgtctttccactGCCTGATCCCCAACACCAGCATTCTAGAGGACCTGATCACTCAGATGTTAGGGGTGGAACCTGGAGAACCTCGAGAATCATAAATGGAGGGTGCGGGAGCTCCTAGTCGTAATATGCAATGATCGGGAATCAGAGGCGGGACTGGGCAGCTGCCCAATCAGGAGCGCCGACTTCACCAGCTCTGTCCAATCAGAGTCCGAGATGGGATCATGCCTGCTGCCCTGCAAAGTGGTCTCCACCCCACCCTACCTCCAACGTTCCCACTTGGTAGTGGCAACAGAAATCCGGCTCAGTTTGGAGGCATCTTCATACACGTTCCAAATGACCACCCAGACCAGAAAGTCTCCCGCCTCAAACCCTGAGCATCACAGTTGTCCCAGCAAAGTCTCCACTCAACACTGATGTTTCACACTTCACCGCGGCCCAGCAGTGAGGTCACTGACATCATGCAGTGTAAGGACTGTGGAGAAACCGCGTCCTTGAGTGTCAGTAGTGTGGGAAAGCTTCAGACATTTCTCACCCTTTCAGATGTGCATGAAATTTCACACAGGAGGAGAGCCGTGACATGGGGAAACCCTCCACTGGCCAATATCCTGTAGGTGATATTTTGTGGGttattccttcctcctccccttccagtTCCACCGACGACCACTAGAtgagagagaaggatggagggctcctgaatttaattcctttttttttgttttttctttgagcacATCTACTAACAAACcgaaaccaaacaaccaaccccCTAActcacccctcaccccactccaccccaccccgtgTGCCCACGATCATCAGCCAGCCACACTGCATCTCACAGCCCTTGCATTTATATGTCCTCCAAGAAGCACtccaaaattcaaaacattaCAAAACCGCGCCTCTGCTAGAGcgtgaggcaaatcacagtcagctgctgtggagacTGAAAcagccccacatcccacacctgggatccAAACAAAGATACATTCTTATGATATTTCtgggttttttaaaagaaacctagTCCCAAAATTATCACTACAATATCCTGTAAAAAGCACAAGAGGCAGCaccacagagaagctctgtcagTGCACATGGTGTGGAGAAGCCTGAACATGAGATGCTGTTCCTGAGGCTCAAGCAAAGTGGGCAGGATATGCACATATGGACCAGCACATGCAGGACTGCAGCCATGCCAGACACAGACTACAGCAAGCTCCAAGGTCCTGTTCTGTAGAGACACCCTGTGCGTGGATAGCATGCAGGAAACTGTTGCCACGGGCACTGTCTTCATGTGTCCATATGAGAGGGCAAGGGCGTATGAGAAGGAGCATGGAGGCTGGCAGTCTGGAAGGACCTTCCATTGTTCCTCTTCCTTACAGAGACACATGAGACAACACCCTGGGAAAACCAACAGGCACACAGTGTGGGGTTCCAGAGGCAACCTGACAGAAGAATCCTACTAGTGTTGTAGATGTCACAACACCTGTGtgaacaactctgtgtgtgtgtgtgtgtgtgtgtgtgtgtgtggaccccGGGCTTTGCTAAACAAACACATCACCATGaagaggaaaattccaccagacccctcccctcctggaagagaaaggtcaCAGAGTGCTTAGGCGCCCCTCCCCTCCAGAAGCAGagactaattaacattcctcagaccacagggggtgAGGAGAGGGCCCAGAGCACGTGGAAGATGGACCATTGGCCACACACAGACaggggaggtccttgccacctcattccctaaagaccaatcagtttaaaaggtAACTATTCTGCTAATCACATTGGGCCTAATGGCCGCTACCCCTAGAGACTGTATAAATGTCCACTGAACAAGCTGCCCGAGGTCACCTCTCCTTTTGGGATGCAGaatggccccagcatgctggaacattaaaaattcctcttgtAGTTTGCAGTGATCTCTTGTCTCTGTGTGGTTCACTCAGTGGGTCTCTGGTAAACTGAGGCTCTGCTCACGAGAGTCTTACAACCAGCGTCACGACtgggctacattcccagccctaaaatgtatttttttttaattcatgggTGTGACTATATGCACACGcccagcccattatttagtttgtgacagggtacaaggaacagtcactgggggaacattttgtatgggctattctctaaaagtctattcataatcaaccatctgtcttgtggtcagccaagttcctgaaacacaagttgacctgcactcttggttctgcttgcctgttaggagtttttgaaaatttttaaccctttcacctgggacttttaaacattgttgactATGGGGCCTTTGAAGTTAGACTATAAAcattatgttatggctacaagcctGCAGGGGCCAAGAAgtggagtgtggtggtttgaattggTTTGGCCCCATAAACTCATGCATTTAAACGCTTGGCCCATGGAGGGTagcactagtaggaggtgtggcctcattggaggaaatgtgtcattgtagggctacacccagtgtggcccTCAGGCTGCACCCAGTGTGGCTCTCaggctatgcccagtgtggctctcaggctacacccagtgtggccctcaggctacacccagtgtggctcttaagctatgcccagtgtggctctCAGGCTGCACTCAGTGTGGctctcaagctatgcccagtgtggctctcaggctacacccagtgtggccctcagcctccagctgctgcctgcagatcaaggtgtagaactctcagctccttctccaacaccaagTGTAatctagccccaattaaatgttttcctttataagagtacCTATAGtcacaatgtctcttcacagtaatagaaaccctaactaaaacatactgtcttggggaaaaaaaaaaaaagacaaaacttgTACTGtgtggagatggcttagtagataaAGATACTGACAAGCCTGCTGgctgacatgagttcaatccttgaAGACAAATATatagtttgtttatgttttgacacaggatctcattatgtacccctggctggcaCAGAATGcgctatatagaccagactggcctcgtactcagacatctgcctgcctctgctgccttaTGTGTTGAGGTTAAGGCCGTGTGTAACTTGCCCCGTCTCCTGACATTACATTTTTAATCCATCAAGAGATTAAACGCAGTCACTGGCATCCACAAGGTCTGTTCTGGAAACACCTTCACAGATGTACCCAGAAGTGAGCTCGGAGACCTCCGCAGGTGTACCCAGAAGTGAGCTCGGAGACCTCCGCAGGTGTACCCAGAAGTGAGCTCGGAGACCTCCGCAGGTGAACCCAGAAGTGAGCTCAGAGATGTATAGCTGTGGCTTAATCTGCTCTACTTGACAACACTAACCATCAGTCTACATTAACCATCCAATACACACTTGCCCGCACATCTGGAGCTCACTCAGATCTACTACTGTCGTATGTCCAGATGCACATGAATCTGCATATGTGGAGGGGAAATCTACAGGAGTCTTCCCCAGTCACACGCTACTTCTGAACCCTGAACTCACTGACTCAGTGCATGGGACAGCAAGACACCATGCCAGCTTCTTACACagatgctgggatccaaactcaggtcttcatccAAGCACAATCACTAAGACCTGCCCATCCACCTCTGCCCTCACCTCAGATGCCTCTCCTGGCTCTGCTGCCCATCTGCAGTCATAAGCATCACAGCTTAGGAGTCTGATGGTGTGGCTGTTGGTTCTTTTGCTCTCCATGAGGGTTGGCCTGAGGGTCTGCCT
Above is a window of Arvicanthis niloticus isolate mArvNil1 chromosome 22, mArvNil1.pat.X, whole genome shotgun sequence DNA encoding:
- the Sirt6 gene encoding NAD-dependent protein deacylase sirtuin-6 isoform X2; its protein translation is MQQGCRLTRIRIFDPPEELERKVWELARLMWQSSSVVFHTGAGISTASGIPDFRGPHGVWTMEERGLAPKFDTTFENARPSKTHMALVQLQRMGFLSFLVSQNVDGLHVRSGFPRDKLAELHGNMFVEECPKCKTQYVRDTVVGTMGLKATGRLCTVAKARGLRACRGELRDTILDWEDALPDRDLMLADEASRTADLSVTLGTSLQIRPSGNLPLATKRRGGRLVIVNLQPTKHDRQADLRIHGYVDEVMCRLMKHLGLEIPSWDGPCVLEKALPPLPRPVAPKAEPPVHLNGSVHASFKPNSPIPHRPPKRVKTEAAPS
- the Sirt6 gene encoding NAD-dependent protein deacylase sirtuin-6 isoform X1, with product MSVNYAAGLSPYADKGKCGLPEIFDPPEELERKVWELARLMWQSSSVVFHTGAGISTASGIPDFRGPHGVWTMEERGLAPKFDTTFENARPSKTHMALVQLQRMGFLSFLVSQNVDGLHVRSGFPRDKLAELHGNMFVEECPKCKTQYVRDTVVGTMGLKATGRLCTVAKARGLRACRGELRDTILDWEDALPDRDLMLADEASRTADLSVTLGTSLQIRPSGNLPLATKRRGGRLVIVNLQPTKHDRQADLRIHGYVDEVMCRLMKHLGLEIPSWDGPCVLEKALPPLPRPVAPKAEPPVHLNGSVHASFKPNSPIPHRPPKRVKTEAAPS
- the Sirt6 gene encoding NAD-dependent protein deacylase sirtuin-6 isoform X3, encoding MWQSSSVVFHTGAGISTASGIPDFRGPHGVWTMEERGLAPKFDTTFENARPSKTHMALVQLQRMGFLSFLVSQNVDGLHVRSGFPRDKLAELHGNMFVEECPKCKTQYVRDTVVGTMGLKATGRLCTVAKARGLRACRGELRDTILDWEDALPDRDLMLADEASRTADLSVTLGTSLQIRPSGNLPLATKRRGGRLVIVNLQPTKHDRQADLRIHGYVDEVMCRLMKHLGLEIPSWDGPCVLEKALPPLPRPVAPKAEPPVHLNGSVHASFKPNSPIPHRPPKRVKTEAAPS